One stretch of Sinomonas terrae DNA includes these proteins:
- a CDS encoding ABC transporter ATP-binding protein: protein MTEAMIEFREVTKVYGGATAVDRLSLTVPRGHITVFVGPSGCGKTTSLRMVNRMVEPSSGTIIVDGQDVSSLPAAKLRRSMGYVMQAAGLMPHRTVVDNIATVPRLNGVSRRSARARARELLDVVGLPQALAGRYPAQLSGGQQQRVGVARALAADPPVLLMDEPFSAVDPVVRHELQQELLRLQRELGKTIVFVTHDIDEAVLLGERIAVFAVGGRLAQVAGPEEILRAPADDFVAGFVGRDRGFRHLGFYDDAGLAVDGAETLLKSGLSGARLAGWTVVVDDAGRPAGWASPAAPGTLVSGGSLHRAGASLRTALDAALSSPSGRGVVIDDDGRFVGTVGAAAVIAQADRRRADAQRERAESRAGSRAGAETMAGGAS, encoded by the coding sequence ATGACAGAAGCCATGATCGAGTTCCGCGAGGTGACCAAGGTCTACGGCGGAGCAACAGCCGTCGACCGGCTCAGCCTGACCGTGCCTCGAGGCCACATCACCGTCTTCGTCGGCCCTTCCGGCTGCGGGAAGACGACTTCGCTCCGCATGGTCAACCGTATGGTGGAACCGAGCTCGGGCACGATCATCGTCGACGGCCAGGATGTCTCGTCGCTGCCAGCTGCCAAGCTCCGTCGGTCGATGGGATACGTCATGCAGGCCGCGGGTCTCATGCCGCACCGTACGGTGGTGGACAACATCGCGACTGTGCCCCGCCTCAACGGAGTCTCGCGTCGGAGTGCCCGGGCCCGCGCGCGCGAGCTGCTCGACGTCGTCGGCCTCCCGCAGGCGCTCGCCGGCCGCTACCCCGCGCAGCTCTCGGGTGGTCAGCAGCAGCGCGTCGGTGTCGCCCGCGCCCTCGCCGCCGACCCTCCCGTCCTCCTCATGGACGAGCCGTTCAGCGCCGTCGACCCGGTGGTTCGCCATGAGCTGCAGCAGGAGCTTCTGCGGCTTCAGCGCGAGCTCGGCAAGACGATCGTCTTCGTCACTCACGACATCGATGAAGCGGTGCTGCTAGGCGAGCGGATTGCCGTCTTCGCGGTGGGCGGCCGCCTTGCCCAGGTCGCAGGGCCTGAGGAGATCCTGCGTGCACCCGCCGACGACTTCGTGGCCGGTTTCGTGGGTCGCGACCGCGGCTTCCGGCACCTCGGCTTCTACGACGACGCGGGGCTCGCTGTCGACGGCGCCGAGACCCTGCTCAAGTCGGGCCTCTCAGGGGCGCGGCTTGCGGGATGGACGGTGGTGGTCGACGACGCCGGCCGACCCGCGGGGTGGGCGTCGCCTGCGGCTCCCGGCACGCTCGTCAGCGGGGGGTCGCTTCACCGGGCCGGTGCGTCTCTTAGGACAGCGCTCGACGCCGCGCTGTCCTCGCCTTCCGGGCGCGGGGTTGTGATTGACGACGACGGGCGGTTTGTCGGCACAGTCGGCGCCGCAGCGGTCATCGCCCAAGCGGACCGTCGACGCGCGGACGCCCAGCGCGAGCGGGCTGAGTCCCGGGCCGGTTCGCGGGCCGGCGCTGAGACTATGGCCGGGGGGGCCAGCTGA